ACCGGCGTTGAAGACGCGACGGTGACGGCGTAATTGCCGCTGGCATCGGTGATATCGCTGTCCAGCACCGTACCACTGCCATCGACCGCCTGCACAACCACGCTACGTGCAGGTGACGGCGCGAGATTGTCATAGTCGAGCGCGGCCCCGGCCACGGTGGTAGTCACGTTTGAGCCGATCAGGTGCCCAATCTCATCAAACGTCACGGCGCCGCTGATCGTCACCGAAGATGGCGGTGGCGGAGGCGGCGGCGGTGGAGGCGGCGGGGGTGGTGGCGGCGGCGGAGGCGGCGGAGGAGGAGGCGGGGGCGGCGACACAGTCGATCCTCCGCCACCACCACCGCCACTACAGGCCGCAACCATACCGGCGGCAAAGACCACGGCCATGACACTGGCAACGCTACGCAATCTAGTCGTTCGTGTGTGTTTCAACGTCCCATCTCCACTCGCACCACGCAGTTATACAGGGTCTGATCCGCCTCGACGACTAACAAGAGGTTAAAGCGCAGCAATCCCAACCGCGGCAGGCTGCGCGAAGTTCTGAAACCTGACAAGAGGGCTTCTGCGGTCCTGAACTAACTGTGATCTCTGTGCGACCGTCCCGGCGGCAACACCCGTCATGCGAGAAAGAAATCGGCCAGTGCAGTGTGATGTTGCGTGTTGTTGACAGACCGGATTGAAATAAGCTCTCTTTCCAGGGCGTGAGAGACATTCAAAGGGGAGTTCTTGTGAGACCACTAACTACACTTATCGTGGCTGTTTTTGCGGGCATCTGCCTGACATTTACTGCAGCGCCAGTCGCCTCAGCCCAGACACCAACGCCGAGCCTCGAGAATTTGTGGGCACAGCCGGATTTCTTCCAGCCGGCGCTGTCGCCAAACGGCCAGTACCTGGCCTATGTGAAACGCGAAGGGGACGAGGAATACATCGTTACCATCGATCTCAATGCTGCTGGGGGTGACCTGAAGAGCGTTCCGGTCGGCAAAGTGCAGATTAACAGCCTCGACTGGCTCACGGACGAGCGTCTACTGGTCAACTTTGTCGGCTATTATGGACGTCGTTCCAACAAACCCATCGCTTGGGGCGAGGTTCGTGAACGCTTCGAAGACGGCGAAATCCTGTGGCGCTCGGTCAAAACACAAAGCACCTCTGCGGTGATGGACCGCGATGGCGGCAAGCCTGTGACCTTGTTCGATCGCGACCCATTGCGGTCTCAACCCCGCTTCAACGCGACGCTGGTCTACGATCTGCCCAGCGATCCCAAGAATATTATCATGCAGGCCCCGGATGAAGGCGATCTGCACTTGTTCAAGGTCAATGTCAGCAATGGCAAGGCCAGACGGATCGAGCGCGGCAATGAAGACACGACCCAATGGTTTGTCGATCGCGAGGGTGAAGCGGTGCTTCGCTGGGACCTGAAATACAATGGTCGGATCATTCATAGTTACGCCCAGCGCAAGGACTCTGACGGCGAGGAACAGTGGGTACGGGTCAAGATCGGGCCGACGGACACGATCGCGAATAATGGCGGCGAAGCGTTTACCCCGCGTGCTCCGAGCGATCTGCCGAACAAGTATTATGTCACGGCCCGCCCGGAAGGCACCAAGACGGTCAGTCTGTACCTTTATGACTATACCACCGACAATTATGGTGATCCTGTTCGTTCTGATCCGAACATCGATATCGCGACCGTTCGCTTCAATCGCTCCTCCACAGCGCTGCAAAGCGTGACCTATTCCGGCGCAAAACCGATGACGGAATTCATGGACGAGAACACGCAGGCCCATATGGACGGCTTGCAGCAATATTTCGGACCCCAGGCCGTGATTAGCGCCTATGCGTCCGATACCAACGAGCAGAAGTGGTTGCTTGCCGTGGTCATCCCGAACGAAAGCACCACCTACGTGCTCTACGACAAGGCCACGCAAAGCCCGATCGAGCTGGGTAATCCAAACGGCGCGATCAAGGGCAAAGCGCTCGCGGACATGGAAATCGTTTCCTATACCGGACGGGATGGCATGGAACTGGTTGGCTACCTGACCCGCCCCGCCGGCGCGCAACCCGGCGACAAACCACCTATGATCGTCATGCCGCATGGGGGTCCTGAAGCGCGGGATGAGTACGGCTTTGATCTAATCGCTCAATCGCTGGCATCCGCTGGGTACCAGGTGTTTCAACCGCAATTCCGCGGGTCATCCGGTTTCGGACTCGACTTCGCAGATGCGGGTCGGCGCCAATGGGGCAGAGCCATGCAGTATGACGTGGACGATGGCTTTGATCATCTCGTTGCAGAAGGCCTGGCTGATCCGAACCGGGCGTGTCTGATGGGCTTCTCCTATGGTGGCTATGCGGCCTTTGCAGGCGCAACCCTGACGCCCACCAAATATCAATGCTATCTGGCGGGCGCTGGCGTCAGCGACTTGCCGCGCATGTTGCGATGGGTACGCGATGATCTTGGTGTCATAGATCTGGGACAGCCCAAACCGGGATCAGATTCCTACGCGTTCCGCTATTGGACGTCTCACATTGGAGATCTGGTAGAAGACCGTGAGGAAATCGAAGCCTACTCTCCGATTACGCATGTCGACGCCATTCAGCGCCCCATGTTCATCTTCCATGGTGAGAGTGACCGCATCGTTCCGATCGAGCAGTCACGGGTCATGATGGCCGCGATGGACCGCGCCGGAAAGCCGTATGAGTGGCACGAGATGGAACAGACCGGACACAGTTATGGCAACAATGTCACTCGCAGTATTGAGACGCTGGAGAAAGTCCTCGACTTCCTCGACAAGCATCTGCCTGTGGACGGCTAGGCCATCGGCCCTAGCCCAATCTCAAATCCAAATTGTCGGAAGGCGCAGAGAAAACTCTCTGCGCCTTCTTCTCTCCCGCGTTGCGTCCCGAGCCTGCGGGAAGGTCTCGCTTTTAGCCCCCCCTTAGCGGTTCGGGCCTTTGCGTTCCTTGACGTCTTCTTCTTCCGCGATGGCGCGGTCTTCAGCGTCAAAGACAATCTCAGCTTCCTCGCCCTTGCCATAGTCACGGGCTTTCTTGGCGAGGCGTTCTTGCGTGATGGCGAGCGATCCGGAGCTCACGGCCATCTGCTTTGAGCGATCCACACCGACCGCGTCGGCGTCACCGAAATTGGCGAACTCAGCGCCCAGGAAGACCACTTCCCAACCACGCTTCTCGGCCCGGTCGAGCGCTGCTTTTGCGCCCTGATAGGTCACCTCACGTGACGAGTTTTCCTGACCGTCAGTCATGATCACGATGACGGCCTTTTCAGGGTTGTCGGCCTCGGCCATGGTGATGGTGCGATTGATCGCATCAAAGAGCGGGGTCATACCGCGTGGGCTGACCTCGTCATTGGTCACATTGGACCAGGCGTCTGGCGTCACATCCTTGCGCAGGACATCGTACTGGAAGCCTTCCTGATGATCGAACACAGCCAGCGTCACGGTGGTTTCCAGGTCGTCAGCTTCACCGTCTTCAACCTTGCCGACTGCGGCAGCATAGGCATTCACCGAGCCCAGCGCCTCGTCCCAGATATCTGACATGGAGCCCGTTCGGTCGAGCAGGATGTAAGAGGAAACAGCATTCATAGTCGGAACGTCCGTAATCAGTTCAGGGGTCGGTTTGGTCTTGGCATTGGCTCCAAAGGCTAAAGCGGCAGCGGCGAGAACGCCGGTGACGGTCAGAGTTGTTCTTTTCATGAAATGCGTCTCCCATTCGCTTGTCGATGGGAAACAGGCTGCCTGCGAAACAAGGCGGTGAACTGGCTGTAATCTGGGCAATTTAACCATAATTGTGACCACGCCTGCCCGATTCCAGTCATCGCGCGTTCAGGTTCGACGCTCGGGATGAATGGCGAGCCTAGTGGGCAGGCGCGTTTTTTCGCCGTCCAAGGTCGCGCAGAAAATGGTAGATGGGTAGCTCCACCCAATGGCAAACCAGGTGCGCCAGTCCGATGGTAAGGGCGAGCAGGCCGGCAATCACCGCCCAGCTCATCTCCATAGGCTGATCAAACACCGCTTCATGCAGGGTCCGGGCGTACATTAGCACGGGCCAGTGCACCATATAGACGCTGAACGAGATCTTGCCGAGATAGCGCCCCTTCGCCAGCCAGTCATTCACGCTGCCGCGTTGCTGCGCGAACAGATACACGATCCCGGCAAAGACCGGCACCATGACGAATTGCATCTGCCCGGCCAGCCAGGGCGTCGCCAGCGCGAGAATAAAGACCAGCAAGGCAAGTCCACCGCCAAAGGGCAGCCAGGCGCTCGGATGGCGCTGGTACAGCTTGTAGATGAAGATCCCGAGAATGAACTCGCCCGTGCAACGCACCAGACCCGCTTTCAGACCGGGCCACAGCATTCCTGTCGAGAGATCCAGCGAGCCTGCCTGTGTCGCCACGATGGCGAAACAAAAGACCATGAGCAGGACCAGCACACTCATCCGCGCCTTCGGGGCGAGCCAGACGACCAGCGCGGCAATGCCAATATTGATCCAGAACTCCACCGAAATCGTCCAGCTCGGTGTGTTAAACGGCAGATAGCCGGGCCCAAGGCCGATCTCGTGGATCATCAGGCCATGCAGGATCAGAGCCCCGCGATCAATCTCTCCGGTGGTGTACAGATCGAGCGCCACCATCATGGCCAGCGTCGCCAGATGCAGCGGATACATTCTTGCCCAGCGCAGCCAGGCAAACCGGCCGAGACTGAAATCCTCGCGATTGAAATAGGCGTGGGTGAGGACAAATCCGGATAGGATCAGAAAAAAGTCGACCGCCAGAAAGCCGTTGAAATGCAACCCCTCCGGTCGAAAGTGCCAGACTGCGACGGTCAACGCAGCGATGCCGCGAAGCGTGTCCAGCGCTTCAAAACGCTGTTGAGGGGCGACGGTGACGGGGCGCATGCTTTCCTTGCTCTGACGGGGTCAGAACGGGCTATGCAAGGCAAGTGCCCGCTTTCGATGGCCGAAAGTGAAGCGCCCATGCGCAGATGGGCAGGCCCTATTCGCGTCCTCGCTCTTGCGCTCTGGTTCAAGCCGCGCCATACGCGCCTGAATCAAAAATCCCGATGGAGTCGACAATGTCCTCTGCGCCCAAAAAAGTAGTGCTCGCTTATTCCGGAGGACTCGACACCTCCATCATCCTGAAGTGGCTACAAACCGAGTTTGGGGCCGAAGTGATCACCTTCACGGCAGATCTCGGCCAGGGCGAAGAGATTGAGCCCGCGCGCGCCAAGGCGATCGCCGCCGGTGTGAAGCCAGAGAATGTTTTCATCGAGGACGTCCGCGAAGAATTTGTCCGCGACTTTGTCTTTCCAATGTTCCGCGCCAATGCGGTCTATGAGGGCGTCTATCTGCTCGGAACGTCGATTGCCCGCCCGCTCATCGCCAAGCGCCAGATCGAGATTGCGGATATGATGGGCGCTGATGCGGTCTGTCATGGCGCCACCGGGAAAGGCAATGACCAGGTCCGATTCGAGCTCGGCTATTATGGCCTGAACCCAGACATTAAAGTCATCGCCCCGTGGCGCGACTGGGACTTCAAGTCCCGCACCGACCTGCTCAAATTCGCTGAAGAGCAAGGCATTGAGATCACCAAGGATAAGCGCGG
This DNA window, taken from Hyphomonas sp. Mor2, encodes the following:
- a CDS encoding S9 family peptidase: MRPLTTLIVAVFAGICLTFTAAPVASAQTPTPSLENLWAQPDFFQPALSPNGQYLAYVKREGDEEYIVTIDLNAAGGDLKSVPVGKVQINSLDWLTDERLLVNFVGYYGRRSNKPIAWGEVRERFEDGEILWRSVKTQSTSAVMDRDGGKPVTLFDRDPLRSQPRFNATLVYDLPSDPKNIIMQAPDEGDLHLFKVNVSNGKARRIERGNEDTTQWFVDREGEAVLRWDLKYNGRIIHSYAQRKDSDGEEQWVRVKIGPTDTIANNGGEAFTPRAPSDLPNKYYVTARPEGTKTVSLYLYDYTTDNYGDPVRSDPNIDIATVRFNRSSTALQSVTYSGAKPMTEFMDENTQAHMDGLQQYFGPQAVISAYASDTNEQKWLLAVVIPNESTTYVLYDKATQSPIELGNPNGAIKGKALADMEIVSYTGRDGMELVGYLTRPAGAQPGDKPPMIVMPHGGPEARDEYGFDLIAQSLASAGYQVFQPQFRGSSGFGLDFADAGRRQWGRAMQYDVDDGFDHLVAEGLADPNRACLMGFSYGGYAAFAGATLTPTKYQCYLAGAGVSDLPRMLRWVRDDLGVIDLGQPKPGSDSYAFRYWTSHIGDLVEDREEIEAYSPITHVDAIQRPMFIFHGESDRIVPIEQSRVMMAAMDRAGKPYEWHEMEQTGHSYGNNVTRSIETLEKVLDFLDKHLPVDG
- a CDS encoding vWA domain-containing protein, with the protein product MKRTTLTVTGVLAAAALAFGANAKTKPTPELITDVPTMNAVSSYILLDRTGSMSDIWDEALGSVNAYAAAVGKVEDGEADDLETTVTLAVFDHQEGFQYDVLRKDVTPDAWSNVTNDEVSPRGMTPLFDAINRTITMAEADNPEKAVIVIMTDGQENSSREVTYQGAKAALDRAEKRGWEVVFLGAEFANFGDADAVGVDRSKQMAVSSGSLAITQERLAKKARDYGKGEEAEIVFDAEDRAIAEEEDVKERKGPNR
- a CDS encoding acyltransferase, producing the protein MRPVTVAPQQRFEALDTLRGIAALTVAVWHFRPEGLHFNGFLAVDFFLILSGFVLTHAYFNREDFSLGRFAWLRWARMYPLHLATLAMMVALDLYTTGEIDRGALILHGLMIHEIGLGPGYLPFNTPSWTISVEFWINIGIAALVVWLAPKARMSVLVLLMVFCFAIVATQAGSLDLSTGMLWPGLKAGLVRCTGEFILGIFIYKLYQRHPSAWLPFGGGLALLVFILALATPWLAGQMQFVMVPVFAGIVYLFAQQRGSVNDWLAKGRYLGKISFSVYMVHWPVLMYARTLHEAVFDQPMEMSWAVIAGLLALTIGLAHLVCHWVELPIYHFLRDLGRRKNAPAH